In Calothrix sp. PCC 7507, one DNA window encodes the following:
- a CDS encoding type II toxin-antitoxin system ParD family antitoxin yields the protein MSEQSYTYVKAKTKTIALSMSSTKISAIARLYNKNIEKHLLKFGLMSISLTPELEQFIQSQISSGKYASTEEVILAGIKLLEERERIYQGRFEELKREIALGVEQLERGERLDGRAVIEKLRQKNQVMRKAEA from the coding sequence ATGAGCGAACAATCCTACACCTATGTTAAAGCCAAGACAAAAACGATCGCTCTCTCAATGTCAAGTACAAAAATCAGTGCGATCGCCCGCCTCTATAATAAGAATATAGAAAAACATTTACTGAAATTCGGACTTATGAGTATTTCCTTGACTCCTGAATTAGAGCAATTTATCCAAAGTCAAATTTCCAGCGGTAAGTATGCTTCGACAGAGGAAGTCATTCTTGCGGGTATTAAACTGCTGGAGGAAAGAGAAAGGATTTATCAGGGTAGATTTGAGGAATTGAAACGAGAAATTGCGCTTGGAGTTGAACAACTCGAACGTGGAGAACGACTTGATGGTAGAGCGGTAATTGAAAAACTACGTCAGAAAAACCAAGTAATGAGAAAAGCTGAGGCGTAG
- a CDS encoding type II toxin-antitoxin system RelE/ParE family toxin, whose translation MGIYFVSPQAAQDLQEIHDYLFAKNPDTANKFLDMIAQKFDILANFPNMGRRRDELSPSLRSFPVDDYLIFYSSIEGGVEVARVVSGYRDLYALFEEQ comes from the coding sequence ATGGGCATCTACTTTGTATCACCTCAAGCCGCACAAGATTTACAAGAAATTCACGATTATCTGTTCGCAAAAAATCCAGATACAGCGAATAAGTTTTTGGATATGATCGCGCAAAAGTTCGACATACTGGCAAATTTCCCAAATATGGGACGCAGACGAGATGAACTTTCTCCCTCGCTGAGAAGTTTTCCTGTGGATGATTATTTGATTTTTTACAGTTCAATTGAAGGTGGAGTTGAGGTTGCTCGTGTTGTGAGCGGTTATCGGGATTTATATGCATTGTTTGAGGAACAATAA